One genomic segment of Vibrio quintilis includes these proteins:
- a CDS encoding SpoVR family protein, producing MTTEMKSGSKKRDKLLPDGPDWTFDLLECYHTEIKRVAEHYRLDTYPNQIEIITSEQMMDAYSSIGMPINYNHWSFGKKFIQTEQGYKHGQMGLAYEIVINSDPCIAYLMEENTITMQALVMAHACYGHNSFFKGNYLFQTWTDASSIIDYLLFAKKYITSCEEKYGVTEVEEILDSCHALMNFGVDRYKRPEKISITEEKARQEQREAYLQSQVNELWRTLPKSEEKEDIIKENFPSEPQENILYFIEKHAPLLEPWQREIVRIVRKISQYFYPQKQTQVMNEGWATFWHYTILNHLYDEGTVSERFILEFLHSHTSVVAQPPYNSPYYSGINPYALGFAMFRDIQRICQNPTDEDRQWFPELAGSDWLDAVHFAMQNFKDESFISQYLSPKIIRDFKLFSITDDDRKNFIEVSAIHDELGYKQIREKLASQYNLSNIEPNLQIFNVDVRGDRSLTLQYAPHDRIPLDPSFEEVLKHLHRLWGFDVILEELKDSGRRERLAICPDKHET from the coding sequence ATGACAACAGAGATGAAATCAGGTTCAAAAAAACGAGATAAATTACTACCTGACGGCCCTGACTGGACATTTGATCTGCTTGAATGCTATCACACTGAAATTAAAAGGGTCGCAGAACATTATCGTTTAGATACTTATCCTAATCAGATTGAAATTATTACATCTGAACAAATGATGGATGCTTATTCGAGCATCGGTATGCCAATTAACTACAATCACTGGTCATTTGGTAAAAAGTTCATACAAACAGAACAAGGTTATAAACACGGACAAATGGGGTTGGCTTATGAAATTGTCATTAATTCTGACCCCTGTATTGCCTATCTGATGGAAGAAAACACTATCACGATGCAGGCGTTAGTAATGGCTCATGCGTGCTACGGACATAACTCTTTTTTTAAGGGCAATTATCTGTTTCAAACATGGACAGATGCCAGCTCGATTATTGATTACCTGCTGTTCGCCAAGAAATACATCACCTCTTGTGAAGAAAAGTACGGTGTTACAGAAGTCGAGGAAATTCTGGATTCATGCCATGCCTTAATGAATTTCGGCGTCGACAGATATAAACGACCGGAAAAAATTTCTATTACTGAAGAAAAAGCCCGACAGGAACAAAGGGAAGCTTACCTCCAGTCACAGGTCAATGAGTTATGGAGAACACTCCCGAAATCTGAAGAAAAAGAAGACATAATCAAAGAAAATTTCCCAAGTGAACCTCAGGAAAATATTCTCTATTTTATAGAGAAACATGCGCCACTACTGGAACCATGGCAACGAGAAATAGTCCGGATTGTTCGTAAAATCAGTCAATATTTCTACCCGCAAAAACAGACTCAGGTCATGAATGAAGGATGGGCAACATTCTGGCATTATACCATCCTGAACCATCTTTATGATGAAGGCACGGTTTCAGAAAGGTTCATCCTTGAGTTTCTTCACAGCCACACTAGTGTTGTCGCTCAACCGCCTTATAATAGTCCGTATTATAGTGGTATCAACCCTTATGCGCTTGGATTTGCGATGTTCCGCGACATACAACGGATTTGCCAAAACCCGACGGATGAAGATCGCCAGTGGTTTCCTGAACTGGCAGGCAGCGACTGGCTCGATGCTGTCCATTTCGCCATGCAAAACTTTAAAGACGAAAGCTTCATCAGTCAGTATTTGTCGCCCAAAATCATCCGGGACTTCAAGCTATTTTCGATCACTGATGATGACCGCAAGAATTTCATTGAAGTGAGCGCAATCCATGATGAATTGGGCTACAAACAGATCAGAGAAAAGCTTGCTTCCCAGTACAATTTGAGCAATATCGAGCCTAACCTTCAAATCTTTAATGTCGATGTCCGGGGAGATCGCTCGCTAACACTTCAGTATGCACCTCATGACCGTATCCCTCTTGACCCCAGCTTTGAGGAAGTACTTAAGCACCTTCACAGACTGTGGGGATTCGATGTGATACTGGAAGAACTGAAAGATTCCGGCAGAAGAGAACGACTTGCCATATGCCCGGATAAGCATGAGACCTGA
- a CDS encoding PrkA family serine protein kinase, translating into MSIFDHFQARYEASKEEELSLQEFLMLCKEDKSAYANAAERLLMSIGEPELIDTSKDPRLSRIFSNRVIARYETFKDFYGMEDSIEQIVSYLKHAAQGLEERKQILYLLGPVGGGKSSLAEKLKALMQQLPIYILTANGERSPVNDHPFCLFDVGEDGDLLKNEYGIDQRYLRTIMSPWAAKRLHEFGGDITRFKVIKLRPSVLDQVAVAKTEPGDENNQDISSLVGKVDIRKLEHYSQDDPDAYSYSGALCRANQGLMEFVEMFKAPIKVLHPLLTATQEGNYNGTEGLSALPFEGMILAHSNESEWQAFRNNKNNEAFLDRVYIVKVPYCLRVSEEVKIYQKLLDHSELALAPCSPSTLETLAQFSVLSRLKVPENSSVFSKMRVYDGETLKDTDPKAKSYQEYRDYSGVDEGMSGLSTRFAFKILSRVFNFDQTEVAANPVHLFYVIEQQIEREQFPQDTAERYLEYLKGYLVPRYVEFIGKEIQTAYLESYSEYGQNIFDRYVTYADFWIQDQEYRDPETGQLFDRSALNSELEKIEKTAGISNPKDFRNEIVNFVLRARANNSGRNPVWTSYEKLRTVIEKKMFSNTEELLPVISFNAKTSSEEQKKHDDFVARMMEKGYTEKQVRLLSEWYLRVRKSS; encoded by the coding sequence ATGAGTATATTTGACCATTTCCAAGCCCGATATGAAGCCTCAAAAGAAGAAGAGCTATCACTGCAAGAATTTTTGATGCTGTGTAAGGAAGATAAAAGTGCTTATGCCAATGCAGCTGAACGTTTGTTGATGTCAATCGGAGAACCAGAGTTAATCGATACGTCAAAAGATCCTCGTCTGAGTCGTATATTCTCAAACCGGGTCATTGCCAGATATGAGACCTTCAAAGACTTTTACGGGATGGAAGACTCTATAGAGCAAATCGTGTCTTATCTGAAACATGCCGCTCAGGGACTCGAAGAAAGAAAGCAAATTCTGTATTTACTGGGTCCTGTCGGTGGGGGTAAATCATCTCTCGCAGAAAAATTAAAAGCGCTCATGCAGCAGTTGCCAATCTATATCTTAACCGCGAATGGTGAGCGAAGCCCGGTCAATGATCACCCATTTTGCCTCTTTGATGTCGGTGAAGACGGCGATCTGTTAAAAAATGAATATGGTATCGATCAACGGTACCTCCGCACAATCATGTCACCGTGGGCTGCCAAACGACTCCATGAGTTTGGTGGTGATATTACCAGGTTTAAGGTTATCAAGCTCCGTCCTTCAGTGTTGGATCAAGTCGCTGTCGCGAAAACCGAACCCGGAGACGAAAATAATCAGGATATCTCTTCTCTGGTTGGTAAAGTTGATATCCGGAAGCTGGAACACTACTCACAAGATGATCCGGATGCATACAGTTATTCCGGGGCTTTATGCCGGGCCAACCAGGGCCTGATGGAATTTGTTGAGATGTTTAAAGCCCCCATTAAAGTCTTACACCCTTTGCTTACCGCGACTCAGGAAGGAAACTATAACGGTACAGAAGGTTTGTCCGCGCTGCCTTTCGAAGGTATGATACTTGCGCACTCAAATGAATCTGAATGGCAGGCTTTCAGAAATAATAAAAATAATGAAGCCTTCCTGGATCGGGTTTATATCGTTAAAGTTCCGTACTGCCTCCGGGTTTCAGAAGAAGTTAAAATCTATCAGAAACTTCTGGATCACAGTGAATTAGCACTGGCACCCTGCTCTCCAAGTACGCTGGAAACTCTGGCACAATTCAGCGTATTATCCCGTTTAAAAGTCCCTGAAAACTCATCGGTATTCTCCAAAATGAGAGTCTATGATGGTGAAACGCTGAAAGACACAGATCCTAAAGCAAAAAGCTATCAGGAATACCGGGATTATTCCGGTGTTGATGAAGGTATGTCAGGTCTGTCGACCCGGTTTGCATTTAAAATACTATCACGGGTATTCAATTTCGATCAGACTGAAGTTGCAGCCAACCCTGTTCACCTGTTTTATGTCATTGAACAGCAAATCGAAAGAGAGCAATTCCCTCAGGATACCGCTGAACGTTATCTGGAATATTTGAAAGGTTATCTTGTTCCCAGGTATGTCGAATTCATAGGAAAAGAAATACAAACAGCTTACCTTGAATCTTATTCAGAATATGGTCAAAACATTTTCGATCGTTATGTCACATATGCTGACTTCTGGATTCAGGATCAGGAGTACCGGGATCCTGAAACCGGGCAGTTATTTGATCGCTCTGCCCTGAATAGTGAACTGGAAAAAATAGAAAAAACTGCCGGTATCAGCAATCCAAAAGATTTCCGGAATGAAATTGTTAACTTTGTCCTCAGAGCACGGGCAAACAACAGTGGACGAAATCCGGTCTGGACCAGCTATGAAAAACTCCGGACTGTGATTGAGAAAAAAATGTTCTCAAATACAGAAGAGTTACTTCCGGTTATCTCATTCAATGCAAAAACATCTTCCGAAGAGCAGAAGAAACATGATGACTTCGTAGCAAGGATGATGGAGAAAGGATATACAGAAAAACAAGTCAGGCTGTTGTCTGAATGGTATTTACGTGTTCGTAAGTCTTCATAA
- the kdsB gene encoding 3-deoxy-manno-octulosonate cytidylyltransferase, whose amino-acid sequence MSFTVVIPARYQSSRLPGKPLADICGSTMIQRVYEQAIQSGAEQVIVATDDQRIEQAVLSFGGQVCMTSSEHESGTERLAEVVQKLSLPAEHIVVNVQGDEPLIPPGIISQVAENLQGHPVPMATLAVQVLDDEDVFNPNIVKVVTDQNGYALYFSRAAIPWDRDNYPQNAKSVQYPVLRHIGIYAYRAGFIQTYVDWNASQLEKVECLEQLRVLWYGEKIHVDIAHEAPHIGIDTPEDLEQIRQIIAKQNRP is encoded by the coding sequence TTCCTGCCCGGTATCAATCCTCCCGTCTTCCCGGGAAACCTTTAGCTGATATCTGTGGGAGCACTATGATTCAGCGGGTTTATGAGCAGGCAATCCAGTCCGGTGCTGAGCAGGTTATTGTTGCAACGGATGATCAGCGAATAGAGCAGGCTGTGCTGTCATTTGGCGGGCAGGTTTGTATGACGAGCTCAGAGCATGAGTCTGGTACCGAGCGTCTGGCTGAAGTTGTACAAAAATTGTCATTACCGGCAGAACATATTGTTGTCAATGTTCAGGGAGATGAACCATTAATTCCACCGGGCATTATCTCTCAGGTTGCTGAAAATCTTCAGGGGCATCCTGTTCCTATGGCAACATTGGCTGTTCAGGTGCTGGATGATGAGGATGTTTTTAATCCAAATATCGTTAAAGTGGTTACAGACCAGAATGGTTATGCGCTTTATTTTAGTCGCGCAGCAATACCGTGGGACAGAGATAATTATCCTCAAAATGCAAAATCTGTTCAATATCCTGTATTGCGGCATATCGGTATCTATGCTTACCGGGCCGGCTTTATCCAGACATACGTTGACTGGAATGCGAGTCAGTTAGAAAAGGTTGAATGTCTGGAGCAGTTACGGGTACTTTGGTATGGCGAAAAAATACATGTCGATATTGCTCATGAAGCGCCGCATATCGGGATTGATACGCCGGAAGACCTTGAGCAGATACGTCAGATAATCGCAAAACAAAACAGACCGTAA
- a CDS encoding YeaH/YhbH family protein, with product MAQFIDRRLNGKNKSAVNRQRFLRRHKQQIKESIADAVNRRSITNTESGEDISIPGRDIKEPVFHQGKGGLKERVHPGNDQFITGDKIDRPQGGGSGGGAGQGDASADGEGSDDFVFQISKDEYLDILFDDLALPNLKKRQINKITEWKTHRAGYQTAGVPANISVVRSLQQSLARRMAMTAGKKRLLNELEEELQRIQLKEPAQPLEENRLEHEIYELRKKIQNVPFIDTFDLRYKNYEKRPIPSSQAVMFCLMDVSGSMDQATKDIAKRFYVLLYLFLTRTYKNVEVIFIRHHTQAKEVDEHEFFYSQETGGTIVSSALKLMHEIVEKRYPINQWNIYAAQASDGDNWADDSPKCHSILSQNLLPYCQYYAYIEITRRSHQTLWHEYEKLLPESENFAMKNIQSVDDIFPVFRELFHKETA from the coding sequence ATGGCGCAATTTATTGACAGAAGATTAAACGGCAAGAATAAAAGTGCTGTCAACCGTCAGCGCTTCTTACGTCGGCATAAACAACAAATTAAAGAATCAATCGCAGATGCCGTCAATCGTCGCTCCATAACGAACACAGAATCCGGGGAAGATATATCTATCCCCGGCAGAGATATTAAAGAACCTGTTTTTCATCAGGGAAAAGGTGGTTTGAAAGAACGGGTTCATCCCGGAAATGATCAGTTCATCACCGGAGACAAAATTGACCGCCCTCAGGGTGGTGGTTCGGGTGGTGGAGCTGGTCAGGGTGATGCAAGTGCTGATGGCGAAGGCAGTGATGACTTTGTTTTTCAGATCTCTAAAGACGAATATCTTGATATTTTATTTGACGATCTGGCATTACCTAATTTAAAAAAACGGCAAATCAACAAAATTACTGAATGGAAAACGCACAGAGCTGGCTATCAAACCGCAGGAGTGCCCGCAAATATTTCTGTCGTCCGCTCTTTGCAGCAATCACTAGCCCGCCGGATGGCAATGACAGCAGGGAAAAAACGTTTACTCAATGAACTTGAAGAAGAACTGCAGAGAATTCAGCTGAAAGAACCGGCTCAACCACTTGAAGAAAACCGTCTGGAACATGAAATTTATGAGCTGAGAAAGAAAATTCAGAACGTTCCTTTTATTGATACATTTGACTTACGCTACAAAAACTACGAAAAGCGCCCTATCCCATCAAGTCAGGCCGTCATGTTTTGTTTGATGGATGTCTCCGGCTCAATGGATCAGGCCACCAAAGATATCGCCAAACGTTTTTACGTTCTGCTGTATCTGTTCCTGACACGCACTTACAAAAATGTTGAAGTCATTTTTATCCGCCACCATACACAGGCGAAAGAAGTTGATGAGCATGAGTTTTTCTACTCTCAGGAAACCGGGGGAACGATTGTGTCCAGTGCACTTAAGCTGATGCATGAAATTGTAGAAAAAAGGTACCCGATTAATCAGTGGAATATCTATGCGGCTCAGGCTTCAGATGGCGATAACTGGGCTGACGATTCGCCTAAATGCCACTCAATACTATCTCAAAATTTATTACCCTATTGTCAATATTATGCCTATATAGAAATTACACGTCGTTCCCATCAGACACTATGGCATGAATATGAAAAACTTCTGCCTGAGAGTGAGAACTTTGCCATGAAAAATATTCAGTCAGTTGATGATATTTTCCCTGTATTCAGAGAATTATTTCACAAAGAGACAGCTTAG